CATATACGCATAGAACCCTAAAGAGAGTACTATTGTAGTGATCACTAACGCTTTACCCGTTGTAAAAAAAGTGTTCTCAACTGCAACTACAGCATCACCGCTTCTAAGATAGTAACGTTTGAAGTTGTGCATAAAGTGAATTGTATCATCCACTGCAAGACCAATTGCGATCGAACCGATTAAAAGCGTAAACATATCAAGCGGGATATGGTAGATGTACATTAAACTAAGCCCTACAATTACAGGTGATAAATTTGGTATCATACTGATAATACCTAGACGAACATTACCCATAATAAACATCATAAGAATTGCAATCAAAGTAAAAGCGATAATATAACTCTCAACAGATGAGCGGATCGCCTGTGTAAAGGTATGTACCAAGATAGGGATAATTCCCGTCACCGTAACCTCTTCCTCTTTAAAAGTCTCTTCAAATCTTTTCTGAACATGAGCAAGCATATCTTCACTCTCTATAGAATCAACCCAAGGTACCTTCACGGTAACTCTAAGTTTAGAGAACTGGGAATCCACAACATCTTCAAGATCATCACTACCACTGTTTTCAAAGAGCAGCAGTTCTTGAGAGAGTAAAGCTTGATCTGATGGAATCGTATAAAATGACTCATTGTTTTCATGAAGTGCTTTATTGCTCTCTTTTACGATTGTATCTAATGAAACCACTTTCCCTATATATGTTTTGCCATCATCATACTCTGCAAGCTCTTTATTCAGGTTATCCAGTGTTTGCAGTCTCTTCGGATTCTGCCAGCCGTTTTGCTCTTTCGTATCAACTACTACTTCTACTGTCAGCGAACCGTTCAAGTTGTCATCAATATAGTGTGTACCAACATAATTTGGATCATCTTTTGGAAACCACTCTAAAGGGTAGTGTGAAAGTTTTATATTTGTAGCCAAAACAATTGAGAGAATTACTAACGACAAACTGACAACTACAACAGATTTTGGATGGTGTGTCGGAAAGTATGCAAACCTTCTCATTACGTTGTCTAGCCAGTGATTCTCTTTAATCTCTTTTGGCTTCATTGGCGTAATCATTAAAAGTGCCGGTAAAAGCGTAAGAGTTAAAAAGAGCGATATAAGTACACCTAGTGAAGCAAATTTACCCATATCGGCAATAGGGGCAACTTCACTTCCTGCAAAAGATGCAATCCCTACAGCAGTTGTAAGACCCGTCATTGCAATAGCAAGACCCGAGTGCTCCAGCGTAAAAGCGATTGCACCCTTTTTATCTTTAGTCGCATTAAAGTTGTCAAAAAAGATTGAGAGTACATGAACCGTAGCTCCGACACTTACCGCAATTAAAAGCGAAGGGACTATCTGAGTAGGAAGTTTAAATGCTACACCGAAATATGCCATCGAACCAACCGTTGTTAAAAGTGATAAGATGATTACAATAAGGGGATAAAATGTTGCACTTACACGTCTGAAAATTAAAAACAGAAATACTAAAATGATTAAAATCGTGACACGTGTAAACTTCTGCATATCCTCTTTCATCATAGATTTCAGAGCATCCATTACACTAGCAGATCCAGCGTAGTAGATCTTAAAATCATCATCGGAATATTTCTCTACAATATCTCTAACTTTGCGTACGATCTCGGCATTTTGTGTATCTGTTAAAGGTGTTTTTACCACATCTTGTGCAGGGGCTTCATCAAATTCACTGAACATATCATCTATATTCTCTTTCTCATCAGAGACAAATGCTTTTGTTTCGATCATGATCGTTGTAATTTTTCCGTCATGCGACAAAAGCAGATCTTTATAGAATTCATTTGCCATAGCAATCGTTTTTATTTTATCGGCATCAGCTTGTGTTTTGGGAAAGTTTTCGAGTAAGTCTTCAACGATCAGCTGATCAGCCTCACCTCTTGTATTTCTAACATTTACAAGCGAAGTTACTTCATCGAGGTATGGGACATTATCTTCGAGATCTTTATGAAGTTTTTTAAGTTTTGTCAGAAACTCTACAGAAAACACTTTTTCGTTTTCTATAGCAATTAATATTCTCTCATCCCTGCCAAACTGCTCTTTAAAAGCTTCATATTTGATAAGCATCGGGTCTTCTTTATGTAAAAACCCCTCTGTTGATGTATCCATCGTGATCTTTGGAATATTTGAGATTGGAAAAGCTATAACCAGTAATGAGAATAACAACACTATAAAAGGGTGTTTCCCTATAAACTCTCCAAATTTTCCAAGCATCTTTTCTAGTTTATGATGCACTTTTTCTCCTTATCTAATTTAATCTACTATTTTATTTTGTAATATTTTACTTAATTCCAAAACTTTTATCATTAACTTATGTTAATTCTCTTTTTCAGTCGGCTTAGATGTTGCGGGGTAATTCCAAGAAGAGTAGCAATATGGTACTGTGGAACTTTTTCTAAAAGATGTGGTGACTCTTGTACAAACACTAAAAATCTCTCATCGGCACTTTTACACTGACGCTCAATAGTTTGTTTGTGCAGATAGCTGTATGCAGCTTCAGACATCATACGTCCAAAGCGTTCCCACTTCTTAAAGTTTTTATACAAAAACTGCACATCTTTGAAAGAGACACAAACCAGTTCCGTATCTTCTAAAGCTTCTATGTAAATAGTTGCAGGTTTTTGTTCAACAAAACTTTGATAATCAACAACAAACAGATTAGTCACATGGGAATTTTGGTCATTAAAATAGATAGTCCATGTAAAGTCTTTACCGCTTTCATCTAAGATGTAAGCCCTTACCAATCCGCTATTGATGAAATAAAGCTCTTTACAAACATCCCCTTGATAGAGGATAGTTTCATTTTTTTTAAACTTTTTAATTGAAAGTTTTGAAGTAAATATCTTCCACTCTAAAATATTTACAGAGATATATCTTTGAATAAACTCTTTATATTTTGCAAATGAAGCTTCCGACTTTTTCTCCAAACAACACCCCGCATCCTAACGATATAAAAGTTTATCTAAAAAAAACAAATATATCAACATATGTTGATATATTGTTACTTGTTTAAAAAGCCCATAGATTTTTCACTGTCAAAACTACCGCTTTTCTCACGATCTATCTCAGAGATAAAGTCTTGCATTAAAAAGATAGGTTCATCTTTTACCGCCACTTTATAAGCCGTATTTTTGATAATAAGATTGATCTGTCCGCCCGTTAACGAATACTCTGCAAGTTTTGTTTTATCAAAATCCTCTTCATACGGTGCTTCTGCCGGTAGCATCTTCTCCCATAACTCAATACGTTGTTCAAAGTCAGGCTTTTTAAACTCGATCTTGTAGTTAAATCTTCTTGAGAATGCCACATCTATATTTTCGAGTAAGTTTGTCGTTGCAATAAGCATCCCTCTAAAGTTCTCGATCTGCTCTAAAAAGATATTTTGCATCTGATTATGCATCTGATCGGAACCTGTAATATTTCCGCTGCTACGTGCTCCTAAAAACTGGTCTGCTTCATTTAAAAGCAATATAGGTTCTGTTTTTGTTTTTTCAGTAAGCTCATAAAAAGTATCGAAAATTTTACGCACATTTTTTTCACTCTCACCCACATACATAGAGAGGATCTTAGAACAATCAAACGCTAACACTTGACGTTTAAGCGATTTTGCCAAAGAGTATGCTGTCATAGTTTTTCCGGTTCCTGCCGCTCCGTAGAAAATTATACGTGCATCTATTCCCGACTTTTTATTTTTAATACCCCATTTTACTAAACGGGCTACAACCTCTTTATCGACCTGTTTCATCAAGTTCTCTAAAGTTTCTCTTGTTTTGAGATTTAATACAACATCTTCGAGTGATGTATCTGGTTCAACAAGCTCGAAAATATCCTGCTCTTCGATCAAAGCATTGAGCTTTAGACGAGTTACTTTTTTCGTTTTTTGCGGATGGATAATACTTTGAAGTACCTCATCAACAATGTAGAATGCACGTGAAATTCCACCGAAAGGATTGAGCATCTCTTCATAATCGATAATGTTGTTCTCAATCAGGTTTGACCCATCCTCTAAAAGTGAACGGTTCTTAATACGCTCATACTCATCTAATGATATAAGATCAATAAGTGTATTCATCTCACGAAGTGAAATATCTGTAGAGCTGTACTCTTCACGAAGCAGAGCAATGAAAATAACCTGTTCATGGTTATTCATCTTCTTTTGTTTAAAAAAGCGGTCAAGAACCAGCTCTTCATCTGTTTGAGCTACCCTCTCCTCTATCCTTTTTTCTAAAAGCTGCAGTTTATTTTGCAACCTGTCGATCCCTACAGAGTGTTCATGTACATTTTGACGGATCACACTCATCTTTTGATACAACTCGATTCTAAAAAACTGATCCTGTAGATATTCTAAGTGATCAGCATAAGGTTTTACTTCCGGAAGGTCAAGATCAAGCGAGCCGTCTTGTAGCAATTTAAAAAATGATGATGTAAGACCTACTGCACCGTTTAACAACTCTAGAGGTGTAACGTCTGCGATCTTTATCGGAGTAAAACTTTGTTGGTGCAGCCATCCTAGTTCCAGTAAGTTTTTGACAGACTGCAAGTTGTCCAAATATTCATAATTTGTATGTGTGTAGAGATCTTGTAAAAGTTGAAAAACCAAAACATCGTCTTGCCCCTCAACATATTTTTTTACTATGTAACGAAGCATTTTTGCTTCCTCTACACTACATTTGAGATGTATATATATCCCACTCTTTTCTACATCTTGTGTATTTAAAAAGTCTGCTAGTATTTTCAAAAATATCCTTAAAATTTATATCCCAGTCCTGCTGAAACAAGTAAAACATTCCCCTCGGTAAATTCACCGTCAAGGGTGTCATTTTGTACGGTTCTGCTTTTATGCACAGAATAAAGTGCCGAAACTCCAAAATCAAAAGTTTCGTTTATTTTATATCTTCCCCCTAAGGCTACCGACCTTGTATCTGTACCTGGGAGTTCAAAACCTACTGTTCTTTCAGGAGCTGATGTTTGGTCTATTACTAAACCTGCCATTATAGTTAAATCAGTTAACTCTTGTGTAACGCCTAAACGAAAAGCGTTTGTATCTTTCCAATCTTTTTCTATCGAATTTCCAAGGGCAATATTAGCAGTAGGATCTTCAAAACTAAAATCTAAAGAGTTATAAGCAGACCAGAAAGTTTTTTCATACACAACTTCAATTGTTGTATCACTTGGCAATGTATATGCAGCTGCAACACTCAAAGCTGCCGGCAAAGGCACACTCACATCTACACCACCATTATTACCCGCAAGCACTTTTGTTGTAGTTCCGTTAACATTTAGATTTATATTTGAACGATATGTTAAACCTAACTCTAAATCTGATGTAGGCTGATAAGCTAATGCAAGATTATATCCATAATCTGTACTATCACCTTCCATATCATAATATGCATTGTTAACTACACCTTTGGTATCTATAACTCTAAAACCAAAAGCAAATCCCAACTTATCAGTTACCTGAAATGCTACAGTAGGATTAATCTCAACGATCTCTAAACTAAACTCCTCTGCAAAATTATTTGCAGGGACACTCTGCCATCTTTTAGAGAGTCCTCCGGGAACAACAACGCTCACACCGATCCTTGCCCCGTTATCACCAAGTTTTGGAGAAACATAATGCAAAGAAGGTACTAAAAAATCCTCTTTTTCAGATTCTAAATTCCAAGTCGATGGACCGGCTCCACTAACTGTACCTTCATACTTTATTTTGTCCAATCCAATATACATAAGATTGACTTCAAGATGATTTGTGTCTTTCATAAACACCATCTTTGCAGGATTATAATATGACGCATCAGCGTTCTCATGGTTATGTGCAATAGTTGCAGCCCCTAATGCTACTGCATTTGAAGAAGTTTCAGGTATTTTATACCCACTTGCCATAAGCGCCGTTGCCGTAATAATTGATAATAATCCCGCTTTTCTCATCTAGCTATAGTCCTTTTTGTATTGTTTTGACTTATAGTACAGCAATTAACCTTAATCAACAAATGAGTATAAAAGTGCGATCTCGTCTTTCCAAATAGATTCATCTATAGTTTCAAGAACAAGAGGAATGTCATCCATTCTCTCATCATTCATTATAAATTTGAAAGCATCAAGTCCGATCTCTCCAAGACCTAAAGAGTGGTGTCTGTCAACGCGGCTTCCAAGCGGCGGCTTAGAATCGTTAATGTGCATACCGCTTAAATACTCTCTTCCTACTATCCTGTCAAAATCACCCCATGTTTTATCGTACGCTTCGCGAGTTCGAATGTCGTACCCGGCTGTAAACATATGACAAGTATCAATACACACACCAACACGAGACTTGTCTTCAACTTTATCGATAAT
Above is a window of Sulfurimonas marina DNA encoding:
- a CDS encoding ATP-binding protein; translation: MKILADFLNTQDVEKSGIYIHLKCSVEEAKMLRYIVKKYVEGQDDVLVFQLLQDLYTHTNYEYLDNLQSVKNLLELGWLHQQSFTPIKIADVTPLELLNGAVGLTSSFFKLLQDGSLDLDLPEVKPYADHLEYLQDQFFRIELYQKMSVIRQNVHEHSVGIDRLQNKLQLLEKRIEERVAQTDEELVLDRFFKQKKMNNHEQVIFIALLREEYSSTDISLREMNTLIDLISLDEYERIKNRSLLEDGSNLIENNIIDYEEMLNPFGGISRAFYIVDEVLQSIIHPQKTKKVTRLKLNALIEEQDIFELVEPDTSLEDVVLNLKTRETLENLMKQVDKEVVARLVKWGIKNKKSGIDARIIFYGAAGTGKTMTAYSLAKSLKRQVLAFDCSKILSMYVGESEKNVRKIFDTFYELTEKTKTEPILLLNEADQFLGARSSGNITGSDQMHNQMQNIFLEQIENFRGMLIATTNLLENIDVAFSRRFNYKIEFKKPDFEQRIELWEKMLPAEAPYEEDFDKTKLAEYSLTGGQINLIIKNTAYKVAVKDEPIFLMQDFISEIDREKSGSFDSEKSMGFLNK
- a CDS encoding OmpP1/FadL family transporter, which gives rise to MRKAGLLSIITATALMASGYKIPETSSNAVALGAATIAHNHENADASYYNPAKMVFMKDTNHLEVNLMYIGLDKIKYEGTVSGAGPSTWNLESEKEDFLVPSLHYVSPKLGDNGARIGVSVVVPGGLSKRWQSVPANNFAEEFSLEIVEINPTVAFQVTDKLGFAFGFRVIDTKGVVNNAYYDMEGDSTDYGYNLALAYQPTSDLELGLTYRSNINLNVNGTTTKVLAGNNGGVDVSVPLPAALSVAAAYTLPSDTTIEVVYEKTFWSAYNSLDFSFEDPTANIALGNSIEKDWKDTNAFRLGVTQELTDLTIMAGLVIDQTSAPERTVGFELPGTDTRSVALGGRYKINETFDFGVSALYSVHKSRTVQNDTLDGEFTEGNVLLVSAGLGYKF
- a CDS encoding efflux RND transporter permease subunit — encoded protein: MHHKLEKMLGKFGEFIGKHPFIVLLFSLLVIAFPISNIPKITMDTSTEGFLHKEDPMLIKYEAFKEQFGRDERILIAIENEKVFSVEFLTKLKKLHKDLEDNVPYLDEVTSLVNVRNTRGEADQLIVEDLLENFPKTQADADKIKTIAMANEFYKDLLLSHDGKITTIMIETKAFVSDEKENIDDMFSEFDEAPAQDVVKTPLTDTQNAEIVRKVRDIVEKYSDDDFKIYYAGSASVMDALKSMMKEDMQKFTRVTILIILVFLFLIFRRVSATFYPLIVIILSLLTTVGSMAYFGVAFKLPTQIVPSLLIAVSVGATVHVLSIFFDNFNATKDKKGAIAFTLEHSGLAIAMTGLTTAVGIASFAGSEVAPIADMGKFASLGVLISLFLTLTLLPALLMITPMKPKEIKENHWLDNVMRRFAYFPTHHPKSVVVVSLSLVILSIVLATNIKLSHYPLEWFPKDDPNYVGTHYIDDNLNGSLTVEVVVDTKEQNGWQNPKRLQTLDNLNKELAEYDDGKTYIGKVVSLDTIVKESNKALHENNESFYTIPSDQALLSQELLLFENSGSDDLEDVVDSQFSKLRVTVKVPWVDSIESEDMLAHVQKRFEETFKEEEVTVTGIIPILVHTFTQAIRSSVESYIIAFTLIAILMMFIMGNVRLGIISMIPNLSPVIVGLSLMYIYHIPLDMFTLLIGSIAIGLAVDDTIHFMHNFKRYYLRSGDAVVAVENTFFTTGKALVITTIVLSLGFYAYMFGNMESVQNFGFLTGSVIILALIADLLLAPALMVLIAKRGWIK
- a CDS encoding Crp/Fnr family transcriptional regulator — translated: MEKKSEASFAKYKEFIQRYISVNILEWKIFTSKLSIKKFKKNETILYQGDVCKELYFINSGLVRAYILDESGKDFTWTIYFNDQNSHVTNLFVVDYQSFVEQKPATIYIEALEDTELVCVSFKDVQFLYKNFKKWERFGRMMSEAAYSYLHKQTIERQCKSADERFLVFVQESPHLLEKVPQYHIATLLGITPQHLSRLKKRINIS